A single region of the Sphaeramia orbicularis chromosome 6, fSphaOr1.1, whole genome shotgun sequence genome encodes:
- the phaf1 gene encoding phagosome assembly factor 1, with product MLDLEVVPERSLGNEQWEFSLGMPLAQAISILQKHCRIIKNVQVLYSEQTPLSHDLILSLTQDGIKLLFDATNQRLKVIEVYDLSKVKLKYCGVHFNSQAIVPTIEQIDQSFGATHPGVYNAAEQLFHLNFRGLSFSFQLDSWNEAPKYEIPHGAMVKRMHIYTGNNLQETRAPVMPLACFLGNIYAECVDVVRDWAGPLGLKLRLLTAGCGPGVMADAKVRSLERSIFFGDSCQDVLGALGSPHKVFYKSEDKMKIHSPSPHKQVPSKCNDYFFNYFTLGVDILFDSTTHLVKKFVLHTNFPGHYNFNIYHRCDFKIPLVIKKEGSEAQTEDCILTTYSKWDQIQEVLGHPMEKPVVLHRSSSANNTNPFGSTFCFGLQRMIFEVMQNNHIASVTLYGAPRTSGQGRPQSSSSSH from the exons ggATGCCATTGGCCCAGGCCATCTCCATTCTGCAGAAACACTGCCGCATCATCAAAAATGTGCAGGTGCTCTACAGTGAACAG ACTCCGCTCAGCCATGACCTCATACTCAGCTTGACTCAGGATGGGATTAAACTGCTGTTCGACGCCACTAATCAAAGACTCaag GTCATTGAAGTGTACGATCTAAGCAAAGTCAAGTTGAAATACTG TGGAGTGCATTTCAACTCTCAGGCCATCGTCCCCACAATCGAACAGATAGACCAGTCATTTGGAGCGACACACCCTGGAG TTTACAATGCAGCAGAGCAGTTGTTCCATCTGAATTTCCGTGGCCTGTCGTTCTCCTTCCAACTGGACTCATGGAATGAAGCTCCAAAATATGAG ATTCCACACGGGGCCATGGTGAAGCGCATGCACATCTACACCGGCAACAACCTGCAAGAAACAAG AGCTCCAGTGATGCCGTTGGCTTGTTTCCTTGGTAACATCTATGCAGAGTGCGTGGATGTGGTGAGAGACTGGGCGGGACCTCTGGGACTCAAACTCCGCCTCCTCACTGCAG GCTGTGGCCCTGGTGTGATGGCTGATGCCAAAGTCCGGTCCTTAGAGCGGAGCATCTTCTTCGGGGACTCATGTCAGGATGTGCTGGGCGCTCTGGGTTCACCACATAAAGTCTTCTACAAGTCAGAGGACAAG atgaagATCCACTCTCCGTCACCTCACAAACAGGTTCCTTCCAAATGTAACGACTACTTCTTCAACTACTTCACCCTGGGAGTG GACATCCTGTTTGACTCGACCACTCACCTGGTTAAAAAGTTCGTCCTCCACACCAACTTTCCTGGACATTACAACTTCAACAT ATATCATCGATGTGACTTTAAGATTCCACTAGTCATCAAAAAAG aggGCTCTGAGGCTCAGACCGAGGACTGCATCCTAACCACCTACAGTAAG TGGGATCAGATTCAGGAGGTGCTGGGCCATCCCATGGAGAAGCCTGTCGTCCTCCACAG GTCCTCCTCTGCCAATAACACCAACCCCTTCGGCTCCACCTTCTGCTTCGGACTGCAGAGGATGATCTTTGAG GTGATGCAGAATAACCACATTGCCTCCGTGACCCTCTATGGTGCTCCTCGGACCTCCGGCCAAGGCCGACCCCAGTCCAGTAGTAGTTCCCATTGA